The following is a genomic window from Bactrocera tryoni isolate S06 chromosome 2, CSIRO_BtryS06_freeze2, whole genome shotgun sequence.
CTTGCACTACTAACAAATAACGCGTACTAACATTATATACAGCAAACGAGAATCATTAATTATTATACGTAGCATATTAGGAGCAGAAAACAAGTACACTATACTGCAATgataagtataaataaatgtttttgctAGTTTACTAAGTGTTTAAGAGATTTACTTTATAGAATTATAACAattagctacatatgtataaacaacaGTATATATATAGTCTATAGCATACACATATAACCATAACGGTGTTTATATAGTTGCATAGTTGACACAATAAAAACGAGGAATGAAACAGAATAAACGAAAGCCAATCggcagcaaaaaaacaaaaaaataaaaaaagctaaatacccaaaaaagcataaaataataaatgaagtaatgAAGAAGTAAAGAAGTAAAGTGTATAGCTGTTGCTAAGAAAACACCAAAATTTGCATGTAATGGTCAGTACAGTTGCGCCGCATTGCTCTGTGaagttgatatacatatatatatatatatatatatatgtacatacatatataatgctgTAATGTTAATTTGTAATGAATGCCAAGAACAGGCATGTGTTTTGTAAAAGTAATTGATTTTCAATTAGTTAGAAGCCGTTACTTTTTACTCATAcctttttgtttgtgtttttgttttagtttttcataTATGCTTTGTAAATAATTGCACATAATACATAATTGATCTCATTTCATTACATTTAATTgctaatataaaattgaattaattaatttaaaaatgaattaatttaaaattgaattagcTGCAGCACATAAAttgttgttaataaaaaattcgaagcGCTTAAGCTTCTTAATACTAATAGAGCTAAATATGACTAGACGATTTACGCAtagtatttattgttatttgtattttttaggaGTTAATGTGGCGCAAATGTGGCCACTTGAAATGTATTATTCAAAACTAttacgaaataaatatataaacacaaGCGTGTAATACAAATTGTACACAAgaatttttgatgatttcatgtttttcattttcattttgttattttgcaaTATAATTGTGGCATTAAGCGCGCTGGCTGAGCTGCTCTTTAAGCAGTTGGGCAACGATGGACTTGCAGACCTACATAGTATGGAAggaatttgaaaataaactaaaagtgAGAAGTGCAAACAAGCGATGAAGTGGAactttaacaaattatttatgcaGCTATTCGAGTTGATCTAGTCAAATCAAGTGTTTTATGCAAAAATCCAGTAGTTATTAAAGCCTCAATTTTAGTGGGTACAAACGTGGCTGTATTTTCAGTTAGCGCGTTAATTGCATTGTggcaaattatattaaataagaagGCACCAAAATGCTATTTTCTGAAGTGGAATTCAGAACATATTCAATAATTCTGTATaggggccattccatcaattggcgtcATGGTTTTGTACGCGTATTtcgatcaaacaaaaaaatgactatttgttttattttttaacgacctgaaaaatgagtgcaaaaaattttgcagttatacaattttatgtaaaaagctctcagctttctgataaaaatattttcaaaatccacaaaaattttcaaaaaccaaaaaaaaaacatttttttttccaaaaacagatttttttgtgcttttccaccaacttGTTTTCAAaagtgattttcatttttttcattcgattcctcgttcaattttacataagaatgaatcttcaaaaatatgggactctgacCCCatcaacaataaattaaattacttaaaaaaaagaaaagaaaaaacatagtgAACTATTTCGTAACTATAATTAAACCATTCTATCTTTTATCGAAGTTTTCGCAACCCACATCGTCCTGTAAAATGTGGAAATTcgttaagaaaaaaacattcCGTTTGTGTGAAGAACTGTGTGGTTTTAAgcgttctaaaattttttttattgagttgtCACTATTTTCCATGTTTGTATTTAACGTTATATGGaattaatttggaaaatttcaaatctaaaGTTAATTTGATTAGTTGACAACAGTGTTCcgcattttttaattgaaaattaaatttttactataaaattgaaaattttatttctaattcataatttttggattaatcaaattttttatttttcactccgttatataaattaatttttttaaaattctaatttaatCCCAAATtcgttgtttaaatttttaaataaaaaaataataataattggtaAGGCTGAGCTCAGACTACTACCGGGGTCACAGCCGGCGGATAGTGGACGGCCTACGCTAAGTAGGTCAGctgtaatatttaataataataatgcataATTAAAGCTTAATCTAATTTCCTAACCAAGATGTtgggtttaaaaattaaatacttaattctaaattaattttcaatatttaacatatgtacatatgtatgtatattaaatttctaggctttaactttgatttaaattaaatattttaactattatgtatttttataattaaacagtttttaattgaaatattaattattaaaaattaatttccaatttctatttatttattatactattatatttattttttattctgaaaattaattaaatttaaattttcatactgttcatatataaaaattaaaattatttgttttaattctgatttaaattaaatttgtattataatcaagtttaattaaataatttttaattttgtttataattcaatttcaaattttttattcaaaatgttggcattaaaagtaaaattcccattttttaattaaattagaattaataattaattttttaaactaaattagttgaaattaaattttaaatttttaatcataaaaattagctattaatatataaatattctttttttcaattttaaaaattatgatttaaaattttataatttcaattattgatattttttttacattttaccttttttcaatcttatatttggcattaaaaattaaaattttttaaatttttagtttagtcCCGACTtcgtaatataaattttttttttaaatattttaaaaattttcttattaaaattttaatttacattttttaatataaaaaattaattaaaattttttaataaaaaaaattaattaaaattaaactttaaaaatttaaataaaaaattttttaaaattctaatttaatGCCTAATTCGatgtttaaattttcaaattaataaataataataattaaagtttaaaattttaaatctgatttaattgttttatttaaaattgtaaaataaaattttactaacaaattattttgaaaattttcaaattaaaaaaagtaaataaagtttaaaaattaaaataaattaagtaaaaatttaaattaaaaattaaaaaaaaaatttagacttttctaaaattgtatgtatgtacatatgtacataaattaaaattttactaaaaaattttgtttgaagttttcaaattaaaaaaagtattcaagtttaaaaatttaaataaattaaataaaaatttttaaactttaattactttttaattagaaaatttttaaaaaaatttgttagtaaaattttattttacaattttaaataaaacaattaaatcagatttaaaattttaaactttaattattattattttttaatttaaaaatttaaacaacgaATTCGGCattaaattagaattttaaaaaatttaatttattaatgccAAATAacgtattgaaaaataaaaactgtaatACGAATAATACCGGTTTTCAAATTGTTATTGCCAAATACGGATTTGAAAAATaagctaaaaaatttaaaaataaaaatgtaattaaaatatttaaatttttaaattaattaaaattaattttcttaattttaaattaattttaatttaagttttttttgttttcaattgtttttttttttcaattcgtataattttttttatatttccatcccgaattcagttttaattttttttccaatccgGTTTTCggtattcaaaaattaaaaattatttatgcttAATTACTATAATTTGCCACGCCCAAGACAGATATAATGCCAAAATACAGCAAAGCGAAGAATTGTTCAAACTTGTCTGCAATTTCTTGCATACCTTTAGGCGCAGCTTTAGTTTTGTGTGTGTGCTCAAGTTACTCCAAATGTTATAAAGCTTGGCTTTTGTTATTCTGTTTTGctgtgcaacaacaaatacaatttagaatttacttttatttgaatttactgAAATATAAGCGCGTTTTGAGAAGGAAATTTTAGTGCAAACATCAGACATCGACTTGTCTAAGTTTATTATGTAACTAAGTATGTATAAGCATACTAAAAGCGCTGTTAAATCACATAGgcacatatattcatacatacatatgttaagaGCGAgttcttgttatttttttaccaaactaaataaattttttgtttcatgcTTTGCCGCGCACGAAGAAGAAGAGGCATGTTATGAAAATCTACTCGTTttgtttctctttttctttaaatatgttaataacaTTTGTTTACCGTTTTCCACTAAGTTTGTAGCAGAGTTGAGTCATTGAGGCGCCAAGCAATCTGCTAATTGGCAGTGTTTGCTGCAGTTGTTGCTGCAATTGTTGTTATACAAATGTGTTGTGCTGTGCAGCTGAgaattcaacaatatttatcagtatttttatgcttagtttttcacgaaattttctaagattttgtataaattccaaatatatttatggGCAACTGCATGCGcgccaacacatacatatacaagcgtgtgtgtgtttgtgtatgtatggtTTTGTTTTGCAGCAAATtcattttatgttgttgttatgcgAATTGAGCAATCAGttattgtgtaaaaatttatgtaataattaagagaaataattTATGGAATAATGCTAAATATTTAGCGTAAAATTAACAGAAGAAAGcagcaataaatataatattatataattatttaaaaattacaaataatttaatgactaataatattatacttatataaatatttaagtgataaacgaaataaaaatatgaacatcaCAAGTAAATCATTATGTGAACGAAATCGTCTTTTTGTTATGCTAAATGTGTAGATTttgaaatatgtgtgtgtgttagttaaggcaataattacaaatacatatatactccaATGCATACACCAAACTAAAtcaaaatagtaaatatttatcaaatgaaaaatataaattaacgaAGGCGATCTTTCTGTTTACtacttgttgttgtaactgtatgtgtgtagtaAAGCGTTTCGAATCGTGTATATTTGTTGTATATCTAGCGAGGAGattatttttatgcattcaACTATACAAAACTCATATAAAtgtcatacaaatatatgtatattagaatactgattgatttgttttttgtttttttttttgcaaaaggtCTCCGAAGTTTCGGTTTTTGTGCTAAAAATAAGCAACCACAAAAAGCAagctttttttctatttaaaccGTGCctaagtgaaatttattttcccATGCATATAACTTGCGCTTTCTTGAAATTTTGCCTTAGGCAAGTAAAactacaattttgaaaaaatcatattttaataaaaaaaaattcgctcTACAAAAAAGCTCTTAAtctttttttccataaaaagcctacctttaaaagttatatgcaGTTAAAGTTATGCATCAAATATACTGAGCATGCATACAAGTCATTCAAGCCtactgtgttgctcatacgacatggtgtactatgtGCTATGAATTTGATGCATAACTTTTAAACGAAaggttttaagaaaaacattatGAAGACCTTTTTTGCAGagcagaaaattttgtattagaatattCACTCCTCAAAGttgtagaaatatttattttgcagataaaaaatttattgcaaaaaaatcaaaaaattccatataaatTATAAGGGAAAAGTAAGTGATTTACGCACGTttgaaactgaaaataaaaagcttgtttttccttagaaatattttttagccaAAAACTTAAACTTCAGCTGGcgtttgcaaaaacaaaatcaacttGACAAATAACggacacacaaatatatatacatatataaaaatatatatcaacaacaacgtattagctaacattttttaaataataaactatAAATGTATAGCGGTACTAaacattaatataaatataaatataattgtatTGCTGTCCACTTAGCTCTTACGTGATAGGTTAACTATATTATACGAAGTGTGTTCGGTTATACTTCAACACACTAATTTtgaatgtttgtttatttattaaaaaataataattttgttgcaatGCAAAATGCATTAAGTTAAGCGTAATATGCTAGAACATAAACTGatatgcatgtaaacattttacCGTTAGCGTTACTATTACAaattacataataaaatattaatacgtATTATGGCTACTCCgattattgtaattaaattattattattattatattaaagaaatattcaagttttaattgctattattattgtgactcaaaataaaaaaaaatccaaaacaaaaaatcaaaaataataaaaacaatacacatatatatgaatatgttgaaaatattataaaatatattaaaagaattgtcataatttaataaaaatgccaCGAAAAATTATGAATGGAATATACACATAACGAGTTTTAATGTCTCTTTTGGCTGTTATGGCAAAACTACATCGAATTTATTTTGACAAATCGTGTGGGGCTAACAACAATTGAGCCGATATAAATCTTAACAAAAAAGCGCTCGTAATACATTTATGACAATGATTTTTCCAGacctcaaaacacttttcataagcacttattgcgatggccttcagctgcttcaacgaattttgttttatctcttcgattgactgaaaacgggttccacagaGCGGCAATCAcagtttggagaacaagaaaaaatcacacggagacaaatctggtgaatacgatcGTTGATCGATGATATTCATTGCCTTTGTGGCTTTCAgcttatcgggacgagtcgagcaagaacgtgtttcatattcaaaacatccatcaaaatcattcgtacggactcgcgagagatgtcgagctctctggccatctctctaacacttgcctgacgactGTCAAACACCagatccttcacttttttatattttcatcagaggcatgtcttcaacgatctctcgaccgtcttttgaaggctttgtactacTCGTAGGATATTGTTTTTAAGACAACTGAATCACCATAAACCTTTTCAAACATTCACAAtgatttcgcacacaaaatttggttagaaatacaaaatttgagaaaaattctttgttcgatatttttatccattgtaaaaatcgcaacgcactactgaggtctaccgacttaagcagctgctgtaaataaagttgtttgacacatcgcgctcatatttgtcAAAGTAATTAAAGACAGTTTTACCATCCAGCAAAATACATCttttggaaatattattttccctGGTCTTGAAGTAATAAAGAAGTGGGTCATTCACTATTTCTGCTTGAAAAAGTCTAGAGTGGTCCGTTAGCCTAAAGATAAGCACTTACGAATCcctgaaaaagctcactgcgctGCTTCTCCAATGAGTGCTCCCCAGTCACATATGCCTCGTCGGTATGTGAGCCAATGTGAGAGAAAAAGCCAGCCAAAATGTAATTGAAGGAGAAGAGAATGTCGGCGTGTTCCTGTTCGAACCCCTTCATATGTTCAGCTTCCTTGAGCCTTACAGCGGACTTCATAGCAAATTACCTGCAAGGAAGCTGTGGGTAAAATGGTATTAAGGTATAATGTTTGTGTAGTCTGCAGTGCACCGGAGATGCCTATGAGAGTTGCAGCCTTTCGATTGTCATCCATGAGACGAATACGTCATAGAACATTATTGGCTTAACGGTTTCGTAGAGCCTAAACAACAACTTTAGTATGAGCCCCCACCTTTTTCCCATAGCTTCTCTACAGCTATATAAGGCAACCGATTTCTTCCTTACTCTCTCCTCAATATTATACCTCCATGAAAGCTTTCTGTTAAGAAAAAACTCTAGGTATTTTCCTTTATCGACttgtaacattttattttcaaaatcgcaTTCTAATTCTTGAAtgttgaaattttagaaaaccGATTCCAAAAATTTCTAACTTTCCAGCTCTAGATCCgagtttaaaatttcttccgatTCAGAAGCAACTTTACATAACAGAGATGAAGGattacatatatgaaaaaatcatttcaaaacaTAGTCGTCATTTAGAATGCACACACTTTTGAAATTGCGAGTGCTCTTTTCAACTACATCCAAAACAACGAATGAGCTGAAGgtcgataaaatattttgtttctatgATTCTTTTTGCTGATGATGAATATATCTAAATGTACTAAGGTATTTATGGCTCGAAAATAATCAGAACTAtctcaatgagaaaaaaatgGTTCTTAGAATTTCTTTACTAAATTAATACATAACTataagcatatatattttttgctagcGTTTTTAATTAGAAAGTCTATACATAAAGTGTGACGTCATTGCTGCTAAAGTTAGTCCAATCAATGTGAGTTTTGGCCAAGCATTCGTTGTATGATGAGCTCCATTAAGTGGCGCGTGCACATTGCAAAGATCCTCGGTGCAGACAGTACATGAAATCAAATTGGCCCAGGGTACGTATAGATCGGGTGTATCACAAGCTTCGTCTATATTTTCTGGATCACCGAAATAACAGCTACGACGTATATAGTAACGGCGGCCACCACTAAAGAGTTAAAGCGATATTTaatagtattttgaaaattgagAAAAGTCAGCGAAATTTCATTGTTCTTCGCTTATAATTGGTTCAATCAGCTGATCTTAATTTCAAGACTCTTAGCAGCGGCAGATGGAAATGCTCAGTCAAGCATCTCCTTCCACGCGATAAGTGTTAAGGTTTACTAATAGTGATAAtattcatatgcatatatacttacaGCCTTCGTGCACCTTCGTCAAACAGCCGGTAGCAGCTATGCGGCGCTcgtatttatgcaaatattttggcATATCCGCGTCATCGCAATCAGTTTGTGTGACGCCATCAGGATCGAAATATTGATTACAGCGCGGATCATTCAGCGATTCACAGTCGTAGCAATCAATGCCGTAAGCTATTGTAATGTCATAACGGAAATGTAATGTTATGTGATTTGTTTAATGAAACCTTATTTGGATTCAGTGAACTGTTTTCACTTACCAGTTGATATGAAGGCACAAAGTGACACAACTGTTAAAATTGTTCTCATCGCAAAATGAATGGTCGATCTTCGAAATAATAAGATATTTGCGTATGTCTAGAAGAAATTTTAAGCTAATAGATTCGCTTGCTCACaagttgttttctttatttcaactagatcataactaaaaattaaaaagccatgaaattgaaaataaaatttatctcTTCACAGACCATGGCCGTGAGCGATATCCATGTATTTGATTGTATATatagggttttccaataagagtgataggatttcttaaagaaaaaacactaatttttaaggatatataaatcatttttatttcatgtgaagtacaatcgatactattaagttttgaatatgaaatcattcaaatggcctccacgacttcttttgctgGAACGAGTTCGATGAATCCAATGTTCGAGTATTTTTTCTACTAAATGAAGTCGTAAGCCATGAATAGCAcgttgacttctaaagcttgaagaaaGTCTGCTTTAGTGCTATAGACCAATAACTTCgaataaccccacaagaagtagtctaataaTGTTAAATCATAACTTTCCTGGAGGCTCTTcgatgtcacaatttcttgaaatactCGAATCCCAAAACTCTTCTCGCAGTAATTCGGTTGTTGCGCGTGCTGTGTGGCGCttagccccgtcttgttggaaccagacgttgtcaagatcaacttatTCCAATTGGAGCCATAAAAAGTGAGTTCTCAACGATCTATACCGCACTCCATTTACTGTAACGGTGTCATCAGCTTCAGATCACCAGAcaaaaaaccacaccaaactatcAATTTAGATGAATGTAATgacaccactcagatgaaagtgagccacATCGGAGCcaagatgattttttttttaaatcgtttttgctttcaagttgttccaaggcaaaatggTGGTCCAATGACTTCAGTACTTACGAACGTCtaggaatcgacaaattgcgttCTTCAGCAAAACATGCCTGAGATTGATGAACAACTCGACGAATAGTGAGCACAGCTGaacgattattacgaccataaagTGGCGAAAgcgcacgaaaagttgcaattggagaatgtttactttgataataaaattgaataatttgaaaaCGATGATCTTGGGTATATCTTTTCATTATGAAATTGTCAActgaatacaataaaaaaattacagttcctgacatattaaaaatgaccTCAACGACATTTAGAAATCGTATaatccctattggaaaacccagtatgtaggtacatatgtgccatagggtgggtcaaaaatactgaaaattttttccgattgataatctgaaaaatatgtgtttagATACAACCTCTGCGAAAATatctccaagtatgagctctttatttctattttctattttctcttattattagaaagaaaaattcataactcgCTTCTATGTACTTGAAAAAGTATCTGGCTTTATAGactttgtaggaaattgaatgctctacataATGGTCTCATACGATATTTTCGTAAGagggttgaagtttgattattttaaatcCAATTTGTGTGGATTTTGATctgatggaatcatcggtccgtatttGACACAttgtttcattttattgtttcttatgaattttataacttatcaGGTCGAACGAAACAAGTGATATTTAAAGATAGTTTATTAGCATCAACTGTTGATCGAAATGACTTGGAGACCCATATACATATCTTTCACATTctctttacatttttacattaaataatatgTACTTTGATCATTTTGACTAAAGTGAACCACAAGACAGTCTGGACCTTTACAAATAATTAGTAGTGCTTTAGAAGCGCTTTAAGAGGCAATCGGAGTCATAAGTTTCAAAAAGTCGATTTATTGTGcatttaattaaag
Proteins encoded in this region:
- the LOC120769178 gene encoding uncharacterized protein LOC120769178, whose protein sequence is MRTILTVVSLCAFISTAYGIDCYDCESLNDPRCNQYFDPDGVTQTDCDDADMPKYLHKYERRIAATGCLTKVHEGCNGGRRYYIRRSCYFGDPENIDEACDTPDLYVPWANLISCTVCTEDLCNVHAPLNGAHHTTNAWPKLTLIGLTLAAMTSHFMYRLSN